From the Leptospira congkakensis genome, the window GGTGTAGAGAAACGATTGGAATACACAGTCATTGGAGATACGGTGAATGCAGCAAGCCGATTGGAAACCTTAGGAAAAGAATTAAGACGAAACTTTCTTATCTCAAAAGAATTGTATGATCAAATTTCTTTGGAAATGAAACAGAACTTAAAAACCAAATCTATGGGCACTTTGTCCCTTCGAGGAAAAACAAAAACTACAGAAATTTTATCTGTGGAGACAAATTTATGATCCAACTTCCGAAAGAAAAAGAGATCACAATCATATCCAAACCAACACTGAACTCAAAAGACGTAAGTTTAAAAGTAATGAGCTCTCCACTTGCGCAGGAATTTGTAAACCAATTTGATTTTGGCAAAAAACAATTATTTGTTGATTGTGATGAAGATGCCCTACTTGAAATCAATCCTAATTTAGACATTTCCAACAAACTTCTGTTATGGGAATCTGGAAGTTTGAAAATAACAGACGAAGAATGGATTTCTTTTCAAAAAACAATTCCCCCTCTTTCCCCATTTTTAGCCCAAGACATTTCAGGGAAAGATTTGATGTTGGCTTGGGGTAAAAAAGAAAGTTTACTTTCGGCAGTGGAATCAGGCCTTGGAACTTATTTCAGTAGATCCAGAAATGGAAAGTGGGTGAAGGGAGAAGAGTCTGGCCACCTTCAAAATTTATCTGCGATTTATGTACATTCTAATCCCTTTTTCATCCAGTATATTACAGGTCAAATTGGTGCGGCTTGTCATACAGGTTATTATTCTTGTTTTTTTCGTGAACTTGGTCTGAATGATTCTATTTCCTTCGTCTATCCTAACAAAGTAGGAGAGTAGTTTTTGAATCGTATCGTTATCATTGTTTTAGTTGTTGTTTGTGTTATTTTTATTATTTATAAATTAAAATCTGTACTTGGTGTAAACCAAACACAATTGAAAGAAAAAATTGATTCTGGTGCTTTGGTTGTCGATGTAAGAACCGTTGCCGAATTCCAATCTGGTCATTTCCCTGGTGCCATCAATATTCCTGTCGACCAAGTTTCAAAGCGATTGGATGAATTTGGAGATAAAAACAAATCCATCATTGTGTATTGTGCTTCTGGCGGTCGTAGTGGGAGTGCAAAATCATTTTTGGAATCAGTAGGATACTCTGATGTTACCAACGCAGGTGGACTTTCCAATATGCCAAATCCATAATAGGCATATAAAGTGGACACCAAATAGGGAAAACAATTTGGTATGAATTTGAAACCAATTTGAATTCCCTATTTCACCAACTAACAAACTACATACGTTTTCTTTTCATATACAATTGTAATCCAGTCACTGCTTCTTTACGAACTTTATTTCCAAGAGCCGGCCACCAACCGAGAAAATAACCAACAGGACCCATTGCCATGCCGAGCCACTTCCACATGGAAAAATGATCTTTGTGAATGAGGATCTTCCCATCCTTGAAAGTAAAATTTGCATGGATTTTGTTTTGAACTGTTCGGCCAGTTTTACTAAAACTATAATCGGCTTCCCAATCGGCGGAACCTTTTGTGTCATCTGCTTTGATATTAGAAAATCGAATCGTTAAGTTTTGACTTTTTTCGATTAACATAAGCCACATTGCGACCGCTTCTTTCCCTTTCAATTGACCAAAGGCAGGATCTTTGAATTCAATCTCGGGATGGTAGAGAGAGACCATGGTTTGTCCATCTTTGTTTTGGAAGGCCGTATAAAACTTCTGAATTAACTCTTCATTTGCATGCATTGTGGAAAGATTATGATTGATCAATCCAAGACTAAGCAAGAAAAAAAGTTATGAAACGAATTGTTCTTTTTGCTTTTGGAACCAGTTTTTTACTCATCGGTCTCGTTGTTCTTTTTTTAGCAGTAGGTTATTTCCAAGATCCGAAATTCCATTCGGAAACCAGTGAATGGTTGAAAGCAGAACCAGAAGACATCTGGGCTTACGTCACTGACGTTCGTGACCTTCCGAATCGTCGAAAGGAAGTGGTTGCTATTAAAATTTTAGAAACTAAACCCGATGGTACGATTACAAAATGGGAAGAAACACCAGATATGGGCGGGTACATGATTTTTGAACTTCGTGAATCCATTCCAAACAAACTTTGGAAAATAGAACTAACGGATGCGAGTTTTAAAATGCGTGGTTCTTGGACTTACACCTTGGCACCAAAGATTCCCGGAACCGTTGTGACAATTACGGAAGATTCTGAAATCACAAGCATCCCAGTGAGAGGGGCTTATTTCCTCGCCGGTCGTGATGCCACTCTCCAAAAAGAGATGGAACTTATTCACAACCGGTTTAGCGGGCGTTAGGGGAATGTTGGGATTATTTTAATCCCTGGATCCATTCATCGATCCCTTTACAAATTTTTCTAACAGTTTCTCCATGAAAGATGATTCCAAGGTGGCCCTGTTCGTAATAAGTGATCACCTTGTTTTCTGATTTGAGATCTTTAAGTTCTGTGAGGCTTTCTTCTGGAACAATTTTATCAACAGTGCCAACTACACTATAAATTGGCATATTGAAGTTGTTTAGAAAGTTTTCGGTATAATTGATTCGACCATCATTTGACCAGAAACTTCGTTCGTTGGAGATCTGACTTTGGAAAAATTGCATAATCACAGAGACAGATTCTTCGCAAAACACATCTTCCATGAGGAAATACCATTCAGGAGGAGTGATTTCTTTATAACCCACAAAGTCTTTGATGGTTAAAACTTTCGTTCCAATATTATAACTGAAACTTCTCAAACTGGAGTGAAGGTTCAAAATCAATTTAAAGAATTTTTTTAGGTCAATGGTTTGGATGGTGGCTTGCATGGAAAAACTAGCCATACTCAAAATCATATCCGATATCATTTTGTGTGGAAGCATACTAAATCCGCGTTTCAAAGTATCCAGGCCAATGAAGTTGGATTTTAAACTGATATAGTTAGGTGAAGTAATGGAAACAATCCCTGCAATATATTCTTCCGGTTGCGGTAAATTGAATTCTTCTTTGAGTTCTTTGATTTTATCGTAAGAAGATACATAAAATCGAGGAATCATTCCCCCCATACTGTGACCAAGAACCACTGTCCTTTCACTTGGGTAGTGCCAACGAATCCAACGAAGAATTTCTGGAAAGTCATCTTGGATGTAATTATCAACCGTCCATCCTTCTTTTTTTCCATGTTTAGGCATGGTTTGTCTGGACCTTCCTCGCATATCCATGAGGAAAACTCGGTATCCATATTTGAGTGCGAGTTCCTTTGCGAGTTTGTCCATTACGGAACGTCTGCAGAAAAATCCAGGAATGAGTAAAAGGTTTTTACCAGTATTGTTTAATTTTTCAGGAGTAAAACTTTTTAATGAGACCGCATAACCATCAGTAGTTGGGATGATGAAAGATGCATCCATTCTATATTCAATATTGTACTGATGGGATTTGAAGATAATGGACGTGACCGGTTCTTTTTGGTCTTTGGTGGTCGTATAAAACAAGTTTCTAGAATTAGAAACTGTATCTGCCTTTTCGATATTTTTTTGAGCAATATAATGGTCGTTACCCGATTCCATTTCTTTTGCTACCACAAACTCAATCACATCAAACAAAGAATAAAGTTGGAGGGTGAGGGGCCGAATTTTGTCTTCAGGAATTGGATCTTTGGTAATCCCCCACAAAATCCCGATAGGATTTTCGTTCACAAAGAGGGGAATCCCGATGGCATGGTTCATGGTTTCTGAGAGTAATACTTTTTTCTCAGGATGGATTTCTTCCTCTTTCAAATTAACAAAGGTAACTTCCGGTCTAAGGCCTTTATTAAAATCAATGATGGATTTACGGATAAAACCTGCGGATTCATTACGAGGGTCGGCTAGATGGATGGGGCGAGATTTTTTGATGTATTCTTCGATCCCAGGAATTCGACGGCGTTCCGCAATTTCTTTGAGTTTGAAGTGGGTGGCCGTGGCCACAATTTTCATTTCATCTTGGTCAATGACTTCAAAAATCGAAAAATTGAAAATGGGGTCATCGTTGAAATCCACGAGAGAAACCATTTTATTTGTGAAAGATTGCCAAATATTTTCCAAAAATTGGAACGTAGGTTTTGGTACCGGAAAAATATAAA encodes:
- a CDS encoding phosphoribosyl-AMP cyclohydrolase — encoded protein: MIQLPKEKEITIISKPTLNSKDVSLKVMSSPLAQEFVNQFDFGKKQLFVDCDEDALLEINPNLDISNKLLLWESGSLKITDEEWISFQKTIPPLSPFLAQDISGKDLMLAWGKKESLLSAVESGLGTYFSRSRNGKWVKGEESGHLQNLSAIYVHSNPFFIQYITGQIGAACHTGYYSCFFRELGLNDSISFVYPNKVGE
- a CDS encoding rhodanese-like domain-containing protein, which encodes MNRIVIIVLVVVCVIFIIYKLKSVLGVNQTQLKEKIDSGALVVDVRTVAEFQSGHFPGAINIPVDQVSKRLDEFGDKNKSIIVYCASGGRSGSAKSFLESVGYSDVTNAGGLSNMPNP
- a CDS encoding nuclear transport factor 2 family protein; the protein is MHANEELIQKFYTAFQNKDGQTMVSLYHPEIEFKDPAFGQLKGKEAVAMWLMLIEKSQNLTIRFSNIKADDTKGSADWEADYSFSKTGRTVQNKIHANFTFKDGKILIHKDHFSMWKWLGMAMGPVGYFLGWWPALGNKVRKEAVTGLQLYMKRKRM
- a CDS encoding SRPBCC family protein, giving the protein MKRIVLFAFGTSFLLIGLVVLFLAVGYFQDPKFHSETSEWLKAEPEDIWAYVTDVRDLPNRRKEVVAIKILETKPDGTITKWEETPDMGGYMIFELRESIPNKLWKIELTDASFKMRGSWTYTLAPKIPGTVVTITEDSEITSIPVRGAYFLAGRDATLQKEMELIHNRFSGR
- a CDS encoding alpha/beta fold hydrolase, translated to MALEENSQEDRLIKISSRDSNKSLMVNPDKIYIFPVPKPTFQFLENIWQSFTNKMVSLVDFNDDPIFNFSIFEVIDQDEMKIVATATHFKLKEIAERRRIPGIEEYIKKSRPIHLADPRNESAGFIRKSIIDFNKGLRPEVTFVNLKEEEIHPEKKVLLSETMNHAIGIPLFVNENPIGILWGITKDPIPEDKIRPLTLQLYSLFDVIEFVVAKEMESGNDHYIAQKNIEKADTVSNSRNLFYTTTKDQKEPVTSIIFKSHQYNIEYRMDASFIIPTTDGYAVSLKSFTPEKLNNTGKNLLLIPGFFCRRSVMDKLAKELALKYGYRVFLMDMRGRSRQTMPKHGKKEGWTVDNYIQDDFPEILRWIRWHYPSERTVVLGHSMGGMIPRFYVSSYDKIKELKEEFNLPQPEEYIAGIVSITSPNYISLKSNFIGLDTLKRGFSMLPHKMISDMILSMASFSMQATIQTIDLKKFFKLILNLHSSLRSFSYNIGTKVLTIKDFVGYKEITPPEWYFLMEDVFCEESVSVIMQFFQSQISNERSFWSNDGRINYTENFLNNFNMPIYSVVGTVDKIVPEESLTELKDLKSENKVITYYEQGHLGIIFHGETVRKICKGIDEWIQGLK